The following DNA comes from Nicotiana sylvestris chromosome 10, ASM39365v2, whole genome shotgun sequence.
TGACAAAGTCACTGCCACAAGAAGGACAAAGTCCcaacaagaatgcaaaatgatcaaacaatccGTACGAATGGGCGATTTAGCAAATATCTTACAATACTTGATATAGTACGAATATAACAATATAAATTGAAGCCAAGAAAAATAAAGTATCAAGTTATTTCAATATATTCCAGCAAGTAAAAAGAGTACAAGTTTATACACAAACCTTGGTGTTTTACCACGAAACAGTTCAATCACAACTTGGGGACGTTCGAATCGTCTACGCCGTAAACAAACCAAATCTGTCCACTTCCTCAAACACTTcccctttgatttttttttcaagggtttatataccttaaataTATAATCAAGTATCTAAATAAGTTCAGTGATTTAGCAAGTCAAACTAAATATGATATTGGTGAAAATTACCCAAAAACGTTTGAAACAGAAATTCTGGACAGTATCACTGTTCTGGGTTGTGACTCAGTTTTGAAGATCTACACGGACAAACTAGACTTTCTGGTCTTCACAAAAGTTGTAGATCTATGGCTTACCGTTTCAGAACATCTTGAATCACCTCCATATCAATTTTGAAAAAAACGTTATGCTAAAATTACTAACAGCAGTACATTGAGTATTTCTAAAACTGGAAATCTGGACAGCACCTGCCCTGTACTTTCTGATCCTTTTTCAGGTAAATACCAACAAAACTAGATTTTGGTTCCTTCATAAAAGTTATAGATTTATGAAATAACTTTCCATAAAGTCCTGGATCACTGAAATCGGAGCTCTGTACAAAAAGATATGTAGAAACTTCTAGTAAGTGTCTAGTATAAAAACGAGTTTAGAAACTTACCAAGAGGAGCAACTTGATCTTCACCAAAAACGAAATTTGCTTGTTGATTTAGTAGAAATCCATGGTTTTTTTCATGAAACTTTAAATTTTCAAGTTTCTACGGAGGAGAGatatagagagagatagagagaatgaGGGATAGATAGAAAGAGAGAGATGGATTCTTTGTCTTGAAGAGTAGAAACAAAATGGTTACCCAACTACTAAATATTCttagataaatacaaaaggttggaaaccaaaacttaattatatattatatttaataacaactagtcaaaataatattaagtgttaCATGTAGCAACATCATGAAACCTCATTGTCAATATTAACACAACCTAAAGtaagaaattttcatatattGACCATTTCACATTTAGGAAGTGCAAAGTAAAATATTTCCTCGTTACAAAAATGCCCAATCAAGAATgcaaatattataaaatattttgGGGTGTTACAACTCTCTCCCCCTAAAAAAAATTTCGTCTCGAAATTTACCTTGTACTAGTCCCGAAATAAATGTGGATATTGAACTCGCATATCCTCTTCTCGCTCCCAGGTAGCTTCTTCGCCTGAATGATTTCTCCAAAGAACCTTCACTAATGGGATTCTCTTATTTCTAAGCTCTTTTATCTCACGCGCTAAGATTTGGATTGGTTCTTCTTCATATGTCAAATCAGGATTAACCTCAATAGACTCAATAGgaagaacatgagatggatctgaGCGGTAttttcgaagcatagaaacatgaaagacGTTGTGGATCTTACCTAATTCAGGTGGCAAAGCTAGCTTATATGCAACCGGACCAATTCTCTCAAGTATTTCATAAGGTCCAATGAATCGAGGGCTAAGTTTACCTTTTTGGCCAAATCTCATAATCTTCTTCCATGGAGAAACCTTTAAAAATACCTTATCGCCCACATGATGCTCAATTTCACGCCTTTTAAGATCAGCATAGGACTTTTGTCTGTCTGAAGAAATTTTCAAACGATCCttgatgatttttaccttatctTCAGTTTGTCGCACAATCTCAGGACCCACAAATTTTCTTTCACCAACCTCATTCCAACAAAGAGGCGTTCTACATTTtctcccatataaagcttcataaggAGGCATGCCTATACTTgattggtagctattattgtaagcaaattctattagGGCTAAGTGTTTGTCCCAACTACCCTTAAACTCAATAATGcaggctcgaagcatatcctccaagatttcTATTACCCTTTCAGACTGGCCGTCCGTTTGTGGATGGAAAGCGGTACTAAAATTCAACCTGGAACCCAAAGCTTCTTGCAAGCTAGACCAAAATCTAGATGTAAACCTCGGATCTCTATCAGACACAATAGAAACAGGGATTCCATGCAGCTTCACAATCTCATTAATGTACAATTCTGCTAAACGTTCAAGTGAGTAGCCCATTCTGATTGCCAAGAAATGAGCACTCTTAGTTAGTCTATCTACAATGACCCAAATTGCATCATGATTTCTTTGAGTGCGTGGAAGTCCAGAAACAAAGTCCATCGTTATCCTTTCCCATTTCCATTCAGGTATTGACAAAGGTTGCAGGAGACCAACTGGGACTTGATGTTCAGCCTTTATTTGTTGACATACCAAGCATTTCGAAATGAACTctgcaatgtctttcttcataccactccaccaatagtgctccTTAATGGTCCGATATATTTTAGTACCTCCaggatgcattgcataaggtgaaCTATGTGCTTCAATCAAGATCTACTTTCTCAATTCATCATCATTAGGAACACAcaacctatttttataaaataaggtACCATATTTCTTTAATGAAAAATTTGATTCTCTTCCATTTTGGACTTCTTCAACCCGTTTCACAAGCTTCTCATCTAACTTATGTGATTCTTGGACTTTCTCAAGTAAGACTGGCTTGACTTGCAAATTAGCAATGATAGAACCATTAGAATTAAATGAAAGGCAGACATTCATGACTATTAATTCAAGAAGCAAAAGCAAATGACTTAGAGTTAAACATGCAAGAGAATTGCGACTCAACGCATCTGCAACCACATTGGCTTTACCAGGATGATAATCAATCGTGCAATCATAATCTTTGATGAGTTCAAGCCATCTATGTTGTCGCAAGTTTAACTCTTTTTGTGTACCCAAGTACTtcaaactcttgtgatcagtaAATATGTGACACTTCTCTccgtataagtaatgcctccaaatttttaaggcaaaaaCAATGGCAGCAAGTTCAAGATCATGAGTGGGATAATTCAACTCATGCGATTTCAACTTTCGAGAGGCATAAGCAATTACTTTCCCTTCTTGCATCAAAACACGACCCAAGCCACGATGAGATGCATCACTGTATACCACATAATCTTTTCCTTCAGTTGGCAAATAAAGTATTGGAGCTTGTGTCAACAAGGATTTGAGCTTTTCAAAActctcttgacacttgtcatccCATACAAATTTGGCGTCTTTCCCCAAAAGTTTGGTCAAGGGAGAAGCTATAATAGAGAAGCCCTTCACAAACCTTTTGTAGTATCCTGCTAAACCCAAGTAACTTCTTATCTCAGTTGGAGTTTTAGGGAGTTTCCAATCAACAATAGCTTGAATCTTACTAGGATCAACCTTCACACCTTCAGATGATACAATGTACCCTAAAAAAGCCACTTCATTCAGCCAGAATTCATATTTGGAAAGCTTCGCGTAGAGTTGTCTCTCTTTCAGAATTTGCATGACAATTCGGATATGCTTATAATGATCTTCTCTATTCTTGGAATAGActaaaatgtcatcaataaacaccACCACAAATTGATCGAGATAAGGCTTGAATACACAGTTCATTAGATCCATAAATGCAGCAGGAGCATttgtcaaaccaaatggcattaccaaaAATTCATAATGTCCATACATGGTCCTAAAAGCAGTTTTAGGAACATCTTGCTCCCTCACACGCAACTGATAATATCCAGACCTCAAGACAATTTTTGAGAATAAGCTGGCACCCTTCAGTTGGTCAAACAAGTCATCGATTCTAGGCAGTGGgtatttgttcttgattgttaccttgttcagctgtcggtaatcaatacaaaGCCTAAGAgtgccatctttctttttcacaaataaaacaggaGTTCCCTAAGGTGAAATACTGGGACGGataaaacctttctcaagaaGTTCTTGCAATTgagccttcaactcttttaattcAGTTggagccattctatagggagcGATAGAAATATGAGTAGTTCCAGGGACAAGATCTATAGGAAATTCAATCTCCCTTTCTGGAGGCAACCTAGGAAGAtcatcaggaaatacatcaggaaagtcgCACACAGTTGGTATGTCCTTAAGACTTGGACTCCCCAATCGTGTATCGACTATATGAGCAAGATAGGCATCACAACCTTGACAAATCATCTTCCTTGCCAAGACCGCAGAAATAATATTAGATGACAATGATCTTTCTCCTTGAACTACCATGTATGAATATGCAGGAGTTCTAAATGTCGCTTGCTTCAACCTACAATCAACCAATGCATGGTGCCTATGTAGCCAATCCATACTAACAATAACATCATAGTCTCGGAAGGGCATTTCAAGCAAGTCGACAGGGAAGACCAGATTTTGAATTATGAATGGACAATCTCGGTAAATCCTGTTAACAACAACTTGATGACCTAATGGACTCGTGACCAGCACATCAAAGTCAAGTCTCACAGATTTAACAGTATCGAAAAATGCAAGTGATGAGCAAACATAAGAGTGCAAAGATCCAGGATCAAATAATGTAACAACAGATATGCCAAATAAGTGAAATTTACCAGCAACCACGTCCGGACCATCCTGGTCATTCTTCTGTCTCATAGCATAAACTCGTGCAGCAGCTCTCGACCCACCAGCCTGATTAGCTACACTCTAGCTCGTTGCTTGCATATTTTGAGGTTTAGCACTACTGTTAGCTTGAGAATGAGTAGTGATGGGCTTTTGAACTGATCCTTCTGTATGTGTATAAGAAAGAGGATTAGGATTAGGACAATCCTTCACTTTATGATCCATACTTCCACAATTAAAACAAGCACCGGAAGCTCGTCTACATGCACCATAATGATTCTTCCCGCACTGTGCACAAGTAGGTGTATGAGTTTTGCCTTGGCCATAACTTGGAGTACTGGCAGTAGAAAAATTTGACTTATTCTGCTTATGATGTAATGATTTATGTGTACTCTCAGTCTTGGAATAATCAAACTTTCCCTTTTTGGATGGACCGCCATAATCTGAATTACCTTTCCTAAACCTGTTTTCTCTCCTACTAGCTTCTTCCTTGTCAATTCTTTCCCAAGTAAGTGCAGCTGAAATCAGCTTGGAAAAATCCTCAAGTTGTGATTGCCACTGATTTTCGAATGTAACCATTCAAACcttcttcaaatcttctgcaTTTGTCTCTTTCACCATCAATAATACCTTTAGCATAGCGAGAAAGCCTGAAAAAGTTTTGTTGATACTCTGCAATAGACATACTCCCTTGTCTTAAATTTAGAAACTCTTTCTTtttagcatcacaatagacaggggGAACATATTTTGCACGAAATGATTTCACAAAGTCATCCCAAGTCAGCACCGGAGGTTTCGCTTTTGCATTTGGCACActtaactgtcacacctcctttttccgcacccgcatgggcgcaaaggagttttttccaagtaaaggacaatcgaaacgggattggtttaattatttcagagtcgccacttgggagatttagggtgtcccaagtcaccaattttaatcccgagtcgaggaaaagaatgactccatattacagtctgcgtaccagaaatccggataaggaattctgttaacccgggagaaggtgttaggcattcccgagttccgtggttctagcacggtcgctcaactgttatattcggcttgattatctgatttcatacaagtgtgaacttatgtgcaaaatttaacttttaaccgcttttatcatttactgtttttatcaagaattgcaacgttgtgaaaatgtatctcgaaccacgtcacaatcaatgtacccgtggtcgtcgacacactttgactccgttgagatttggatttgggtcacatcaatgtgcacccgagtttaaggaaattaaattattaaaggcgcgcctaaagcgactagcgtatttattttgggtaggaccgtggaattttactaaacggtccatcccgaagtctaaacaatttttaaagcaaatatttactgagggccccgcaatttgtatttttatttggcgaggctcatctcattcctttttttttctttttttttgaaatgaatttgcaacatcatggacacgcacctcgaaccacgtcacaatcaatgtacccgtgattagagacacatttcgaatccgtcgagatttggatttgggtcacataaatgtgcacccaagtttaggaaggtaaggtttattaaagcgtgtcctaaagagactaacgtgttgttattttaggagggttgtgagatttgctaaacaacccgtccgggaaactaaatgcttcaatgatttacatttaacaagggccccgcatctgcgtgttttgtttattttcatcgaggctcatctcgttcttattttaaaaggacatcctatagcaactacgtttcttgtcgtgttcgtctctatcaattgaaaacggtagacagtcctaattaattacatgattgcgagtttatctataacagaattccgagtgcttgcgcaaaatcagaaaacatggccatgcacgtgggcagctaatcggtcattatgggcccaaacccagccaacatagtatcggctgggcctgggccgctgcctttctgatgaaagcctgctgggttcgtttgattcgggctcgaccttcgtgaggttgagaagtgcagacttgcgctgtttattttaaagcaatggttcgccaattataaggaggcaatttatcaaaaggaaatgaagttaactaacatggacggttttatgcatttaaagaCATGTTAAACGCAATTAGATAAAGCCTAGGTACAACCTATTGCActgggaatacttttatctatcaacccatatatacaaactaacattctatcaccacacattgatatctactaggcatgcaggctagcttcagtatctagacaagaaagtaagctattatacattacatgaagtttaatataacagtctatgtatgaaataaacatcttcagctcttctcttttatattcatgctcaactttcaagttacattgacactattaatcgtgtacctggtatagcaaagaaaaagaagaaggagaatggtcagctgagtagtatgcagcaaatacagcaacagcagataaacaccaacaacacagcaacaacaaccagccacaatgatggagctcacaagtggtcgagcaacaaacaaacagtcccagaggcagaatgatgaaccaacactacttcccagaacaaagaggaacaaccaatagtcgagtaccaaaccaatgaacccagaaaagaaagatgaaacaacagcaaacagagtattcaatgcagcaacactaccaattcaataaccagaaacagctcaaccaatgcaaaccaagaacttggccaagacagcttgaccaatatgcactcttatacaactttcaggcagtgtttggttgcagtgtttattggaaactaacttatgtttttcagttttctttgaactcaccagacctctctttagactacaaatttttccagccctttgtttttccctctctgaaagctaaaagtccagcctaagacccttaaacttcagcccctgttttagttatcaaatggcctatttataggccaaatgcaccattacagctgagctgccctgcctgccaattggcagaatgcccatactctttaagcccatgctcagcatgcttggtgtcagctccctttattccccacgcctggttttgtttaatccagaattatgggctcatttgtttattcattttgagcccccatacccttgtgtcttgttcccccattggtattagtttaatcctaagttagtaccctttttgtcagctcacttaaactaattacttctgttctttttaaacaccccagaatacccccgttaaccttgattattactgcccctgcctattgcagcattagggcatttttgcactgatgaaaactcgaactcaggactgcctagactgaacccttttagtcatttttataatgccaacagaccatttcaaacattactaggtcatccagccagtgtccgagtttaattagttatgtgaaactcctagctccttcgatccattagttatagaaaactaatcgacgacatttatcgagtcgactacactaattatagcaggtaataatcgatcgctcacataaacaatacgtttagggacctaaagggtatcagacaattctgtgttaaataactgggaacctatataagtttattcatttgacgaccaatctaatcgaacaggttcatcacagagtacattcagaatacaaacagaagacaatcgaccaaataaagggtctttaacagagatgaaagaaatctggaagaagtaacaaaataacaaacaaacacaaagagatatgctgacaacttatttggaaataaaacaaaagaacggaaaacttaccaaaatgtttaaaccaaacagacccaaatcaaactcgacttcgaacctttgaggccgaacaaaccttaatcagggtgttctcacatgagaacaccttggttaaggtctattagacctcaaacctatgtcaaaactggccgggttccccaggtgcatgtgcttcaaaagtctggatttccagatctggatttttgggagttgtgggtggattcggaccaaaccaagcttggtttggtcacgaggaaggtcaggagagtgtctagcatgaagatggggtggtttggcataggtccaggttcgactcaaatcttcaaacgaagattcgagacgaacggaagtgattcgaggcttgtggttagtggattcgtgttcaggatggtcgggtgcatcgggggtgttattttggtggtcatcggaactgtggttgccaggcttatggtgggaaacctaggctgctagggtttgagaggaaagggagcctggggaagatggtgaatagtggccgaggggggggtgtggcttggggcgtggggtaagggggttaggtttatatatgtattgagggtttagatcctggccattggatcaattgagatcaagggccaggatctaaccattgaggagggacgacgtcgttcgggagatgatagtgggttatgaccgggtaggggattggatcgggtcatgttgacgggtttagaggaaggcctggatccgttggatcaatgggaatgaacggcccagattaacttgcctgaaacgacgtcgtttcgacttagcaggggctgtattggaccgtttgattgccatgaatcaacggctcagattgaggcgctgatacgacgtcgtttgggacgtgtccgggcagcctgtgtttggactggatctgtgtcctggtcttgggcctattttgtttcatttcttggcccaaaccgattttccctactcttttgcttttgttttctttcttattattttttcttttcttttaaacaaaataaaaataacaaataataaggtaacggaattaaacaacaatgcaacattttaacacaattatcacaaaaatatttacgtaggttagctaaaagcctagggcgaacggtgcacatatatattttttgaattttcttttactgaccgaattatggtttaaccatcctaatacatatattttgtattttgtttgttaatgattaaatgcaaaaaaagaatggacagatccacaagtgactaacaacacatgaaaactcgaacaattgtacaacgaagccatttgtcactatttttattttcttttggagcgaatgtccgtaaagcaaaaatcacgtgcttacagctgcccctctttgcacggagacacgaagggttttcgcgcaaagataaagcgagcgatttttgcccgtccgaatactccgtgtgaagcatttttgaaaaagatttgaccgaacctttgcttcggaggtttcctacatatcctgggctgaacaggaatcaggtcaatgtagttcgggaaattttggtagctgggactaccatgtgactgtattgcttgctgttgttgtgcgctgttgcatgctgctgtaggatgctactgctcaaccgatctccctattacattgctctaaaaggaaaaacaagaagttaagctagagtatgaggtctcatctatctcccacttgttcttgttgtcttgctttcttgtcggctaatgctttcctctgacgcctgtattttgtgaacttggagatgatgctgatccttcgctgacgtttgaatgccagttttcgtcactttgcttgacccgctggggatacgactttcttctttaaatctttcaatggtttcctcagtggtatggcttttcatcagaattgttatgttgggcatgccatagcgttcccaaactgctcttttgagacgcgttccttcttccctttgaatgtgcgcttgcttttgcagttgtctgcttcttggtgctgaggattttattgtttcccgtttggggatctctgtcgtaaccttccgtcttcaggtggggtgactgattccaaaatctagagctgaatgtattcccgcattatactggtgggcgacctagaacttaaatgtattcccgcattatactggtgggcgacctagaacttaaaagtattcccgcattatactggtgggcgacctagaacttaaaagtattcccgcattatactggtgggcgacctagaacttaaatgtattcccgcattatactggtgggcgacctagaacttaaatgtattcccgcattatactggtgggcgacctagaacttaaatgtattcccgcattatactggtgggcgacctagaacttaaaagtattcccgcattatactggtgggcgacctagaacttaaatgtattcccgcattatactggtgggcgacctagaacttaaatgtattcccgcattatactggtgggcgacctagaacttaaatgtattcccgcattatactggtgggcgacctagaacttaaatgtattcccgcattatactggtgggcgacctagaacttaaatgtattcccgcattatactggtgggcgacctagaacttaaatgtattcccgcattatactggtgggcgacctagaacttaaaagtattcccgcattatactggtgggcgacctagaacttaaatgtattcccgcattatactggtgggcgacctagaacttaaatgtattcccgcattatactggtgggcgacctagaacttaaatgtattcccgcattatactggtgggcgacctagaacttaaatgtattcccgcattatactggtgggcgacctagaacttaaatgtattcccgcattatactggtgggcgacctagaacttaaatgtattcccgcattatactggtgggcgacctagaacttaaaagtattcccgcattatactggtgggcgacctagaacttaaatgtattcccgcattatactggtgggcgacctagaacttaaatgtattgaaattgtttccccgttcttccgagaaaattttcgacaatcggcagaaaattttctgccccggtttttggtaacttccatggcattgcatcttgttgccgtcatcaattctttgctctcctgcaaaagacaaaaggatttagtcagttttaatcgtggtggtagagggtgcctttctggcgagccatttttctctcttccccttttcttgctctttgtccccataattggttggcaggcaaagttgcctgttggggatctctagcctgctggggatatggttttcaatttatccccttttctgctttcttttaaaacacatgatgtgggagtctgcttctaactcccgaaaccactccctttggagcttacttcttccaacatttccgagcacaatccctgcatcgcctggggccggccttttaagactgtttgtattaccctgcattgggtgaattccccttcggtttctggtagtaagcttcgacaaatcctttaaagacacattttaggaaaagaaataaagatatggaaaagagaaaatctttctgaaccaatattttgtgggaggagacaatcaaaagaacttatctggaggacacaactggtccccgtgatcatgacgtgcaccatagattcccgacccagtctatttgtatcaatcgatttgcccgatggtctgacttgctggggatgataaatggatgttcatcttgttgcgaatgtggtaggtttcgctgctctatcttgtcgcctcatagtgcccttcgaggggttttcactaatgagactctctcttttctctcatctcccggcgccttatggtgcctgtgaaggttttcaccaataagactctctcatttcatatccctcatcttacatcgcctctcggtgcctgtgaaggttttcaccgatgagactctctcattttatttcttttcgaggaatcggggtgttgtagatatgatcctctcttctggagattcttttgactatcaactcattcccagtcttacgatccttttctttgctggggatcggtgtatcattctcggccttatttgccggatttggcatctctcgaacattgatcgggaggtcttttggatgtcgatgttggttttggtgtgggattgaaggaaggctaaaaatgaaaacaacttggagggtgatgtgctacaacttttggaatcaaacctttgttggaacttaaaacataacttctgccccagttttcttgcttggggaatttatttattttttacttttatgttgtgctacgtgcattacgcacgctgtgtctattatgcacactatgtacattatgcatcctatatttattatgatgcatactatgaccgagccgtgaggcgcctacgtatcctctttgaggaatcaggtcaaacgtagttcccacggttttgtatttctttatgatttcatcttctttttcttcttttttttttttttttttcatgtcctttccattagtgattccaaaagaggggtatgaaagaattacttaaggctcaaagggggaagcaagggttaaacagtgtttggatagaagaaagaattgcctccgtcatctcattatccatcaaatgccaaatacaaacaaataaaccaaaaa
Coding sequences within:
- the LOC138880235 gene encoding uncharacterized protein gives rise to the protein MRQKNDQDGPDVVAGKFHLFGISVVTLFDPGSLHSYVCSSLAFFDTVKSVRLDFDVLVTSPLGHQVVVNRIYRDCPFIIQNLVFPVDLLEMPFRDYDVIVSMDWLHRHHALVDCRLKQATFRTPAYSYMVVQGERSLSSNIISAVLARKMICQGCDAYLAHIVDTRLGSPSLKDIPTVCDFPDVFPDDLPRLPPEREIEFPIDLVPGTTHISIAPYRMAPTELKELKAQLQELLEKGFIRPSISP